From the genome of Gemmatimonadales bacterium, one region includes:
- a CDS encoding plastocyanin/azurin family copper-binding protein, translating into MRVPAMVAAAALLLAACGGSKNGSTDTSAAAATPPAATTPPAATPAGTGTTHEIDMVQEGTNSYKFKPDNITIKQGDVVVFKGVSGLQHDVSFYPDSIPPGAADVLNAAIPNKTQPLSTEMISDGSQVSISFAGAPVGVYKFFCIPHQPMGMHGQITVTQ; encoded by the coding sequence ATGCGTGTTCCTGCGATGGTGGCGGCTGCGGCGCTGCTGCTAGCGGCGTGCGGCGGCAGCAAGAACGGTTCGACGGATACCTCTGCGGCGGCGGCAACGCCACCCGCGGCAACCACGCCCCCGGCGGCGACGCCGGCCGGCACCGGGACGACTCACGAGATCGACATGGTGCAGGAGGGCACGAACAGCTACAAGTTCAAGCCCGACAACATCACGATCAAGCAGGGCGACGTGGTCGTCTTCAAGGGCGTCTCTGGTCTGCAGCACGACGTCTCGTTCTATCCGGACAGCATTCCCCCGGGCGCGGCCGATGTCCTGAACGCTGCGATTCCGAACAAGACGCAGCCTCTCTCGACCGAGATGATCTCCGACGGCAGCCAGGTGTCGATTTCGTTCGCGGGTGCTCCGGTGGGCGTTTACAAGTTCTTCTGCATTCCTCATCAGCCGATGGGAATGCACGGCCAGATCACCGTCACGCAGTAA
- a CDS encoding porin family protein, whose protein sequence is MLKRSGDASNSHCGHCGTRGERPGRRAGAVLTGSQGGRFVRDVVEQGPRKSRTGFAGGLAFDFRAKVIGLQPEVLYVQKGVDFEGTPSASSDAPHISYIEVPVLVKVTIPTPAIEPMFYAGPSVMFRLQCRVNDTDCGDQTKSTDYGAVLGAGLRFGGARGFTVEGRYTWGLRDIHDPDAGVKNNTRTFLLLAGVSL, encoded by the coding sequence ATGCTGAAAAGGAGTGGAGATGCGAGCAATTCGCATTGCGGTCATTGCGGTACTCGGGGCGAGCGTCCCGGTCGCCGCGCAGGCGCAGTTCTCACTGGGTCTCAAGGCGGGCGCTTCGTTCGCGACGTTGTCGAACAAGGCCCCCGGAAGAGCCGGACCGGCTTTGCCGGCGGCCTGGCGTTCGATTTCCGGGCCAAGGTGATCGGCCTCCAGCCCGAGGTGCTCTACGTCCAGAAGGGGGTCGATTTCGAGGGGACACCGTCGGCGTCGTCCGATGCGCCGCACATCAGCTACATCGAGGTACCGGTGCTGGTGAAGGTGACCATTCCGACGCCGGCGATCGAACCGATGTTCTACGCGGGTCCGTCGGTCATGTTCCGGCTGCAATGCCGGGTCAATGATACGGATTGCGGCGACCAGACCAAGAGCACCGACTACGGCGCGGTACTTGGCGCCGGCCTCCGTTTCGGGGGCGCGCGCGGTTTCACGGTGGAAGGGCGCTATACCTGGGGACTTCGGGACATCCATGACCCCGATGCCGGGGTGAAGAACAATACCCGCACCTTTCTGCTGCTCGCCGGCGTCTCTCTCTAG
- a CDS encoding GNAT family N-acetyltransferase, whose protein sequence is MHRRDLNWVPPFRAEVKKLLDRAHNPFFQHAEADYFIAERDGKIVGRIAAIHNRLHNEYHHDKVGFFGFFETINDFTVAQALLQTASDWVKSRGLDTLRGPMSFSVNDECGLLIDGFDMPNSIMMPHNPPYYLTLLETAGFTKAKDLIALQGGSLDGPVTPPERTERAVTLLKQRYGITIRPLNMKRFKDEVELVKKLYNDCWEDNWGFIPMTDAEIDLLATAFKPVVIPELVPFVEKDGKAIAFGLTLPDLNEALRYNRNGAMFPASLTMLYKIKMKKLTRSRILLLGVVPEWRGKGIDSALYHWIWSKTAERGIGWGEASWLLEDNHGIIQGLSKAGFTPYQTFRVLDRPT, encoded by the coding sequence TTGCATCGGCGGGACCTCAACTGGGTCCCGCCGTTTCGCGCCGAGGTGAAGAAGCTGCTCGACCGCGCCCACAACCCGTTCTTCCAGCACGCCGAAGCCGATTACTTCATCGCCGAACGCGACGGGAAGATTGTCGGCCGCATTGCCGCGATCCACAATCGACTCCACAACGAGTACCACCACGACAAGGTCGGATTCTTCGGCTTCTTCGAGACGATCAACGACTTCACCGTCGCGCAGGCACTGCTGCAGACCGCCAGCGACTGGGTCAAGTCCCGTGGGCTCGATACCCTCCGCGGGCCGATGTCGTTCTCGGTCAACGATGAATGCGGTCTCCTGATCGACGGCTTCGACATGCCGAACTCGATCATGATGCCGCACAACCCGCCGTACTATCTCACCCTTCTCGAGACCGCCGGGTTCACCAAGGCGAAGGACCTCATCGCGCTGCAGGGAGGATCGCTCGACGGCCCGGTGACGCCGCCGGAGCGCACCGAACGCGCCGTCACCCTGCTCAAGCAGCGGTACGGCATCACCATCCGCCCACTCAACATGAAGCGGTTCAAGGACGAGGTCGAACTCGTCAAGAAGCTCTACAACGATTGCTGGGAAGACAATTGGGGCTTCATCCCGATGACCGACGCGGAGATCGATCTTCTCGCGACGGCGTTCAAGCCGGTGGTGATCCCGGAACTGGTGCCGTTCGTCGAGAAGGACGGCAAGGCAATCGCGTTCGGTCTCACGCTCCCCGACCTGAATGAAGCGCTGCGGTACAATCGCAACGGCGCGATGTTTCCGGCGTCGCTCACGATGCTGTACAAGATCAAGATGAAGAAGCTGACCCGCTCGCGGATCCTCCTCCTCGGCGTCGTCCCCGAGTGGCGTGGCAAGGGGATCGACTCGGCACTCTATCACTGGATCTGGTCGAAGACGGCGGAGCGCGGCATCGGCTGGGGCGAGGCGAGCTGGCTCCTCGAGGACAACCACGGCATTATCCAGGGATTGAGCAAGGCCGGCTTCACACCCTACCAGACCTTCCGCGTCCTCGATCGTCCGACATGA
- a CDS encoding pyridoxal phosphate-dependent aminotransferase family protein, producing the protein MATETLQSQVALFDKCRNFTAAREVQAAGLYPYFKAISESDDTEVVIEGKKRLMLGSNNYLGLTHHPKVLEAAAKALHRYGSGCTGSRFLNGSLDLHEKLETALAEFLGKEACIVFSTGYGANLGLISGILGRNETVYLDKLDHACIVDGAKLAFGRTERFNHDDMTHLAFLLDRNTSGKGTMIVVDGIYSMEGDIANLPELVRLARKHGSALVVDDAHALGVLGPRGEGTGAHFGLQAEVDIIAGTFSKSLASVGGFLAADESVIHFLKHHSRPFIFTASLPPANTAGVLAALEVMQREPERRDALWVNAKRLQDGFRSLGFDIGPTQTPIVPVLIGPLDRTFLFWRKLYDAGVFTNPVVPPAVPLDQCRLRTSVMATHSDGQIDYALDTFARIGKELGVI; encoded by the coding sequence GTGGCGACCGAGACGCTCCAGTCCCAGGTGGCACTTTTCGACAAGTGCCGGAATTTCACCGCAGCACGTGAAGTCCAGGCCGCGGGTCTCTATCCCTACTTCAAGGCGATTTCCGAATCCGATGACACGGAAGTAGTCATCGAGGGGAAGAAGCGCCTGATGCTCGGCTCCAACAACTACCTCGGGCTGACGCACCACCCTAAGGTGCTCGAAGCTGCAGCCAAGGCGCTCCACCGGTACGGATCGGGGTGCACCGGGTCGCGATTCCTCAACGGATCGCTCGACCTGCACGAGAAACTCGAAACCGCACTCGCCGAGTTCCTGGGCAAGGAAGCGTGCATCGTCTTCTCCACCGGCTATGGCGCCAACCTTGGCCTGATCTCGGGAATCCTCGGCCGCAACGAGACCGTCTACCTCGACAAGCTCGATCACGCCTGCATCGTCGACGGCGCCAAGCTCGCCTTCGGCCGGACCGAGCGGTTCAATCACGACGACATGACGCATCTCGCCTTCCTGCTCGACCGCAACACGAGCGGCAAGGGCACGATGATCGTCGTCGACGGCATCTACTCGATGGAAGGCGACATCGCCAATCTCCCCGAGCTGGTGCGCCTGGCGCGCAAGCACGGGTCCGCCCTCGTGGTCGACGACGCGCATGCCCTCGGCGTCCTCGGCCCGCGCGGCGAAGGGACCGGCGCACACTTCGGCCTGCAGGCCGAGGTGGACATCATCGCCGGCACCTTCTCGAAGTCGCTCGCGTCGGTCGGTGGCTTCCTCGCCGCCGACGAATCGGTGATCCACTTCCTCAAGCATCATTCGCGGCCGTTCATCTTCACCGCGTCGCTCCCGCCGGCGAATACCGCGGGCGTCCTCGCGGCGCTCGAGGTGATGCAGCGCGAACCGGAACGCCGCGACGCACTCTGGGTCAATGCCAAGCGGCTGCAGGACGGTTTCCGTTCGCTCGGGTTCGACATCGGGCCGACCCAGACGCCGATCGTCCCGGTGCTGATCGGTCCGCTCGACAGGACGTTCCTATTCTGGCGCAAGCTGTACGATGCCGGCGTCTTCACCAATCCGGTGGTCCCGCCCGCGGTGCCGCTCGACCAGTGTCGCCTGCGCACCAGCGTCATGGCGACGCACAGTGATGGACAGATCGATTACGCGCTCGACACCTTCGCGCGAATCGGGAAGGAGCTGGGGGTCATCTGA
- a CDS encoding phosphatase PAP2 family protein: MDLNGNQPRWRLVDRILAIYGVLVAVLALTRIGRPGIPLVLAAHLAIPALAWMTVHARDSAVMRVLRNIYPLLLLTGLYSAIDVLNGFGAAGTWDHQIQLIEHAIFGMQPSRDWWRMHPSVFWSTILHATYLSYYLIVAVPVIVMLIAGRGESLEPYLDGLITTYLICYLFYLFVPVAGPYYEFPRPSGLFVANLPARMVYSALRGGSAYGAAFPSSHVAATVAATVGVWRASPRWGAILAIPTGMLVVAVVYCQMHYAVDSGCGLILGVTVAGLAGHRAHQAVARKRETQANPHLPSVVS, encoded by the coding sequence GTGGATTTGAACGGGAATCAACCACGCTGGCGGCTGGTCGATCGCATCCTTGCGATCTACGGCGTGCTGGTTGCGGTGCTGGCGTTGACACGGATCGGCCGTCCCGGCATTCCGCTGGTGCTCGCGGCACATCTCGCCATCCCCGCCCTGGCGTGGATGACGGTTCACGCTCGCGATTCCGCGGTGATGCGCGTGTTGCGCAACATCTATCCCCTGCTCCTCCTCACCGGGCTCTACTCCGCGATCGACGTGCTCAACGGCTTCGGCGCGGCGGGAACCTGGGACCACCAGATCCAGCTGATCGAGCACGCGATCTTCGGGATGCAACCGAGCCGCGACTGGTGGCGAATGCATCCGAGCGTCTTCTGGTCGACGATCCTCCACGCGACCTACCTGTCGTACTACCTCATCGTCGCGGTGCCGGTGATCGTGATGCTGATCGCGGGACGCGGCGAGTCGCTCGAGCCGTACCTTGACGGGCTGATCACGACCTACCTCATCTGCTACCTCTTCTATCTCTTCGTCCCGGTGGCCGGCCCGTATTACGAATTCCCGCGGCCGAGCGGATTGTTCGTCGCCAATCTCCCGGCGCGGATGGTCTATTCGGCGTTGCGTGGTGGGAGCGCGTACGGTGCGGCGTTCCCGTCGTCGCATGTAGCGGCGACGGTAGCCGCCACGGTCGGCGTGTGGCGCGCCTCACCACGCTGGGGCGCGATTCTCGCCATTCCGACCGGGATGCTCGTCGTCGCCGTGGTCTATTGCCAGATGCACTACGCCGTCGACAGCGGGTGCGGACTCATCCTCGGCGTGACTGTCGCCGGTCTTGCCGGGCACCGGGCGCATCAGGCCGTGGCACGGAAAAGGGAGACGCAGGCGAACCCGCATCTCCCTTCCGTCGTCAGCTGA
- a CDS encoding M6 family metalloprotease domain-containing protein, producing MAGPAAAQYPRARIGDFEVRGFDFTPNGAWRRSSRLVMDARRSMLRTGAVASLNAGTPRTTVRGHYFVPVVPILFRNATAPFSAPQYQDLFFNPAPVGRAWSVRSYYTAASRGNIVLDGNVFPWVPVDSNAAYYEDGCNGIGVLAPCPAQTHSRMGALLQAALDSISRGPGGDTVWSRFDNDGPDGIPNSGDDDGVIDVVAFLQPGVDGACGGEGIWSHRGGFSLWNNGQPYVTRTPRRDAGGNPIAGQFLTIDSYTIQSAVGGDDACTASQIMPIGTVTHETGHAFGLPDLYDTDPNSATQGAGEWSLMSSGTYARPYSPSSFDAWSLVQLGWVTVDTLASGTTRIAAPVQTSGTVYYASTDGPLYLLLENRGNVGTDTAQMNPAFAHAKVPGLLAWLIDDARVSQGALPVNRVNTSPHQGVALVQADGLDQLRTAFGGNRGDGGDPFPGTTGNHDFGLMTLPAAIDWNLQPLDIRLDQIVAHPDGSVSFRYLRRAPSLISSNDPLAHLLVNGFSTSRYTEVVAPGDPLQLSADSTQLSFDGRSAARFVSWSDGGDRTHLAVARAGAPDSIAATFAVANRLRITVAGAGSVTSSVSGAVGSGAFLDAATAVHLVPVPANGSTFVGWRGDTAGTGLLDITMQHPFDLTAVFAVAVTIDAAAAARSLLGGPPLDAASAAYLDAIGNQNGIYDVGDYLAWLNRTGQQIPAALQRVRGS from the coding sequence TTGGCCGGCCCGGCTGCGGCGCAATACCCGCGCGCCAGGATCGGGGATTTCGAGGTCCGGGGGTTCGACTTTACCCCCAATGGCGCCTGGCGGCGCTCCTCCCGGCTGGTGATGGACGCACGCCGCAGCATGCTCCGCACCGGCGCCGTTGCATCGCTCAACGCGGGCACGCCGCGGACCACCGTGCGGGGGCATTACTTCGTCCCGGTAGTCCCGATCCTCTTCCGCAACGCGACCGCACCATTCTCGGCGCCGCAGTATCAGGACCTCTTCTTCAATCCCGCGCCGGTGGGACGGGCATGGAGCGTCCGCAGCTACTACACCGCGGCGTCACGCGGCAACATCGTCCTCGATGGCAATGTCTTTCCGTGGGTGCCGGTCGACAGCAACGCCGCGTACTACGAAGACGGGTGCAACGGGATCGGTGTGCTGGCGCCGTGTCCGGCGCAGACGCATTCGCGAATGGGAGCATTGCTTCAAGCGGCGCTCGATTCGATCTCGCGCGGACCGGGCGGCGACACGGTGTGGAGCCGCTTCGACAATGACGGCCCCGACGGCATCCCGAACTCCGGAGACGACGATGGCGTGATCGACGTCGTCGCGTTCCTGCAGCCCGGCGTCGATGGAGCCTGTGGCGGGGAAGGGATCTGGTCGCACCGTGGCGGGTTCTCGCTGTGGAACAATGGGCAGCCGTATGTGACCCGCACGCCGCGCCGTGATGCCGGCGGCAATCCGATCGCGGGCCAGTTTCTCACCATCGATTCCTACACGATCCAGTCGGCGGTCGGCGGCGACGACGCCTGCACGGCGTCGCAGATCATGCCGATCGGCACCGTCACGCACGAGACCGGCCACGCCTTTGGCCTTCCCGATCTGTATGACACCGATCCCAATTCGGCGACGCAGGGCGCGGGGGAATGGAGCCTGATGTCGTCGGGGACATACGCTCGCCCGTATTCGCCGTCGTCATTCGACGCCTGGTCGCTGGTGCAGCTGGGATGGGTCACCGTCGACACGCTGGCGAGCGGCACGACGCGGATCGCGGCGCCGGTGCAGACAAGTGGGACCGTGTATTACGCGTCAACCGACGGACCGCTCTATCTCCTGCTGGAGAACCGAGGCAACGTCGGTACCGATACCGCCCAGATGAATCCGGCGTTTGCGCACGCCAAGGTTCCCGGCCTGCTCGCCTGGCTGATCGATGATGCGCGCGTCAGTCAGGGCGCGCTCCCCGTCAATCGCGTCAACACCAGCCCGCACCAGGGGGTCGCGCTGGTGCAAGCCGACGGCCTCGACCAGTTGCGCACGGCGTTCGGCGGAAATCGTGGCGACGGTGGCGACCCATTCCCCGGCACGACCGGCAATCACGATTTCGGATTGATGACGCTCCCCGCGGCGATCGACTGGAACCTGCAGCCGCTCGATATCCGGCTCGACCAGATCGTGGCGCATCCTGATGGAAGCGTTTCGTTCCGGTATCTGCGGCGGGCACCGTCGCTGATCAGTTCCAACGATCCGCTCGCGCACCTGCTCGTCAACGGCTTTTCCACGTCGCGGTACACCGAGGTCGTGGCGCCAGGTGATCCGCTGCAGCTGTCCGCCGATTCGACGCAGCTCTCATTCGACGGACGGAGCGCCGCGCGCTTCGTGTCGTGGAGCGACGGCGGTGACCGGACCCATCTTGCCGTGGCGCGCGCCGGTGCACCCGACTCGATCGCCGCGACCTTCGCCGTGGCGAACCGGTTGCGCATCACAGTGGCGGGGGCGGGAAGCGTGACCTCGAGCGTGAGCGGCGCCGTCGGCTCCGGCGCGTTCCTCGACGCCGCTACCGCCGTCCACCTCGTGCCGGTCCCGGCCAACGGATCGACCTTCGTCGGATGGCGCGGCGATACCGCCGGGACCGGCCTGCTCGACATCACCATGCAGCACCCGTTCGATCTGACCGCGGTCTTTGCCGTCGCCGTGACGATCGACGCCGCCGCCGCCGCGCGCTCCCTCCTCGGCGGGCCGCCGCTCGACGCCGCAAGCGCGGCGTATCTTGATGCGATCGGCAATCAGAACGGGATCTATGACGTGGGCGATTACCTCGCGTGGCTCAACCGGACGGGGCAGCAGATCCCGGCGGCGCTGCAACGGGTGAGGGGATCGTGA
- a CDS encoding NAD(P)-dependent oxidoreductase, whose amino-acid sequence MNVLVTGATGFVGGHLVDRLLARGDTVTATVRSPSRASALASRGVRLVATDLSNRAALTDAVRDQEIVYHAAAQLGSSDEAELMRVNRDGTRNIADAAAAARRPPRVVLVSSMAAGGPSTRGTPKRDAGDDHPVTMYGRSKLAGEKALADAAPSWCAVRAPVVYGPRDRDGFLPLFKAVRWGIAPMFGDGSMEVCLIHVGDLADALIDAAGSNAVEHGIFYVNHPEIVTGAELLRRIAALMQRTVMPLPLPEWAARAALTVTGAWADLFHQKSILHPDKVHEFYQEAWTADPAPFIAATAWHPAWDLDRGLADTLASYREARWI is encoded by the coding sequence ATGAACGTCCTGGTCACCGGGGCGACCGGCTTCGTCGGCGGTCACCTCGTTGACCGCCTTCTTGCGCGCGGCGACACCGTCACGGCGACGGTGCGATCACCGTCGCGCGCGTCAGCCCTCGCCAGCCGGGGCGTGCGGCTCGTCGCCACCGACCTCTCCAATCGCGCAGCTTTGACCGACGCCGTCCGCGATCAGGAGATCGTGTATCACGCCGCGGCACAGCTTGGCTCCAGCGATGAAGCCGAGCTGATGCGCGTCAACCGCGACGGGACACGGAATATCGCCGATGCAGCGGCGGCGGCACGGCGACCGCCCCGCGTTGTCCTGGTGTCGTCAATGGCGGCAGGGGGACCATCGACGCGCGGAACGCCGAAGCGCGACGCCGGAGACGATCATCCCGTCACGATGTATGGCCGCAGCAAACTCGCCGGAGAGAAAGCGCTTGCCGACGCCGCGCCGTCGTGGTGCGCCGTGCGCGCGCCGGTGGTGTACGGTCCCCGCGACCGCGACGGATTCCTGCCGCTCTTCAAGGCGGTGCGCTGGGGCATCGCGCCGATGTTCGGCGACGGATCGATGGAAGTCTGCCTGATCCATGTTGGCGATCTCGCCGACGCGCTGATCGATGCCGCAGGCAGCAACGCCGTCGAGCACGGCATCTTCTATGTGAATCATCCCGAGATCGTCACCGGTGCGGAATTGCTGCGACGGATCGCGGCATTGATGCAGCGCACGGTGATGCCGCTGCCGCTGCCGGAATGGGCCGCACGCGCTGCACTGACAGTGACTGGCGCGTGGGCGGATCTCTTCCACCAGAAGTCGATCCTGCATCCCGACAAGGTGCACGAGTTCTACCAGGAGGCGTGGACCGCGGATCCGGCGCCGTTCATCGCGGCAACCGCGTGGCATCCGGCGTGGGATCTTGATCGCGGGCTGGCCGACACGCTCGCATCGTATCGGGAGGCTCGGTGGATTTGA
- the hemG gene encoding protoporphyrinogen oxidase, with translation MTAPRVAVIGGGLAGLAAAGRLRMLGIEPTVFERDAIVGGVVRTTVEDGWIIEQGPCLAAEPDPAVRALLDAAGLAECTVRAAASSRNRYIVRNGAPVPLPHTTSDFASSPLLSIAGRLRLLKERFIAPAHDATDESVDAFARRRFGDEMAERVFDPLLASTAAGDPREVLARYAFPAAVGHERRTGSGLQGSARSRMEARRRNRGAPQASWSCSAGMAEVPRRLGASIGDVRTGVMVARVEADATHAMITASGAAAEVFDGVVVAVPVTALGAMQLQCAAADRLAEIATMPCQSIAAVSLGFRRVDVGHPLDAGRLLVPTVERRAILSAVFPSSLFESHAPAGHVLITAYVGGARRPDVMELDDSALRELVVSDVTALLEIRGEPVVTRIDRWRDGLPQAVAGHGRRIAAADAIEGATETIVFTGSWRDGLSVGEVLLGGVRAAERLATRRRWLEVPTSQ, from the coding sequence GTGACCGCACCGCGCGTCGCGGTGATCGGCGGCGGTCTCGCCGGGCTCGCCGCAGCGGGACGACTGCGAATGCTGGGCATCGAGCCGACGGTATTCGAGCGCGACGCCATCGTGGGTGGCGTGGTGCGGACGACGGTCGAAGACGGATGGATCATCGAGCAGGGACCGTGCCTCGCGGCGGAGCCCGATCCCGCGGTGCGCGCGCTCCTCGACGCAGCGGGCCTCGCGGAGTGCACCGTGCGCGCCGCGGCGTCATCGCGCAACCGATACATCGTGCGCAACGGCGCACCGGTGCCGCTGCCGCACACCACCTCCGATTTTGCGTCATCGCCACTCCTGTCGATCGCCGGCCGGCTGCGACTCCTCAAGGAACGATTCATTGCGCCCGCGCACGACGCGACCGACGAATCGGTCGACGCCTTCGCGCGGCGCCGGTTCGGCGACGAGATGGCAGAACGCGTCTTCGATCCGCTCCTCGCGAGCACCGCTGCCGGTGATCCGCGTGAGGTACTTGCGCGCTATGCGTTCCCCGCCGCGGTGGGACACGAGCGGCGCACCGGATCGGGATTGCAGGGGAGCGCGCGCTCGCGGATGGAAGCGCGGCGGCGAAACCGCGGGGCACCGCAGGCGAGCTGGAGTTGCTCCGCAGGAATGGCCGAGGTGCCACGCCGGCTGGGCGCATCGATCGGCGATGTTCGCACCGGTGTGATGGTCGCTCGCGTCGAAGCCGATGCGACTCACGCAATGATTACCGCCTCCGGCGCGGCAGCCGAGGTGTTCGATGGTGTCGTTGTCGCCGTTCCGGTGACGGCACTCGGCGCGATGCAACTGCAGTGCGCCGCAGCCGATCGGCTCGCCGAGATTGCCACGATGCCGTGTCAGTCGATCGCGGCAGTGTCGCTTGGTTTCCGGCGGGTCGATGTCGGACACCCGCTCGATGCCGGCCGCCTGCTCGTGCCGACAGTGGAGCGCCGTGCGATCCTGTCGGCCGTGTTCCCGAGCTCGCTCTTTGAATCCCATGCGCCCGCGGGACACGTGCTCATCACCGCGTACGTCGGAGGCGCGCGCCGACCCGACGTGATGGAGCTCGACGACTCCGCGCTGCGCGAGCTCGTGGTGTCGGATGTCACCGCGCTGCTCGAGATCCGGGGAGAGCCGGTCGTCACCCGCATCGACCGCTGGCGGGATGGCTTGCCGCAGGCGGTGGCGGGGCACGGTCGCCGGATCGCGGCAGCCGATGCCATCGAAGGAGCCACGGAAACGATCGTCTTCACCGGGAGCTGGCGCGATGGGTTGTCGGTCGGCGAGGTGCTGCTCGGTGGCGTCCGAGCGGCAGAGCGTCTCGCAACCCGCCGGCGGTGGCTCGAGGTTCCGACTTCTCAGTAG